Genomic segment of Dongia rigui:
GCTGCCATCTGGGCCCGTCAGCGTCAGTTTCGAGCGGTCGGCATCGACCCGGACGTTGAACGTGATGGCGAGGTCGATGTCCGGCCCGGCAACGGTGGCGCCCGCTGCGGGTACGGACGAGACGATGATGGCATGGGCGAGGGCAGGCGTCGCCATGGGCGCGGCCATGACGACCAGCAACAGACCGGCGAGGGTCAGATTCCTGACAAGATTTCCAAGACTATTCAAGGTTTTATCCACCTGATCGAAGAGCCCAATGCAGGCTCGGTAAATAGCAGACCGAGGTTGGGAAGTCATCATTTGGGCGGCAGGGCGCGATCGAGGGCTTGCCGCCAACGGGCCAGGATAACGTCTGCGCTGGCGGAATCGGCCGTGGTTCCCGCATTGGCGAGGCTGCGCAGAAAAATGCCCAGGGACAGGCCAAGTATGCGCAGGTCCGCGAGACGCAGATCAGCGCCTGTCGTGGCAAGCTGCCACTCCACCGGCCAGGTCGCCAGGTCCGTCGGCCGCGTCACCGAACTTGAAACGAGTACCATGCCCTGGGCCGCTGGCAGGGTCCGGTCCAGCTTCAGACGGAGCCCCGGATAGGTCAGGTGCAGTCGCGTGACGGCGTCGACGGCAAGGTTGCAAAAGCCATCCGCCAAGCGGGGCCGCTCGCTGGGCGGCAGCAACCGCCAGGCATGGCCGGCGGCAAAGCGGCCAAACTGGGCGATC
This window contains:
- a CDS encoding copper resistance CopC family protein, producing MNSLGNLVRNLTLAGLLLVVMAAPMATPALAHAIIVSSVPAAGATVAGPDIDLAITFNVRVDADRSKLTLTGPDGSSADIAILPNDSPAVLSGHLTGLKAGVYSVRWQVLATDGHITRGDVNFTVTP
- a CDS encoding ABC transporter substrate-binding protein, with protein sequence MMIPFRLLAVAAGFAALVVLPGSARAEIKAELAANYIRHLFDTSMRENANAAALCPSIAQFGRFAAGHAWRLLPPSERPRLADGFCNLAVDAVTRLHLTYPGLRLKLDRTLPAAQGMVLVSSSVTRPTDLATWPVEWQLATTGADLRLADLRILGLSLGIFLRSLANAGTTADSASADVILARWRQALDRALPPK